TTACAATTGAGGAGTGTCAGCGTCTAGCTAAAGAATGGGACGAGCTCAAGCGAAATCAAAGTATATTGCGAGTTTGGCAAAATGGCATTGTTCATGTAAACGAGAATATGTTTGATGAAAAAATTATGAACAGTGCAAAATATTTACAAGCTAGCAACAATGAGCAATGGCTTTCACCAGTGAATGTTATTGGGCAAATGGTAAATACGACGGATGACTATATTAGCGAAACATTTATTGAAAATCGATTACTCTACTTGGCTCAACAAGGACTATTTGAAATAAGCGGTGACACAACGGATATAAATGCATATAAAATAAACTATATTGGACAATAAGTTAAACGCTCATGAGAAAAAGTGTTAGATTGATTTGAAGTCAATCTAACACTTTTTTGTTATGTTGTTGTTCGCGTCTTACTTTTTGAGCAGAATTCACCCATCTTTTTGTTCCTTCATTTTGAGTGCCAGCCTCTTTAGTCGCGTTCTCTCGAAGGGCCCATCTTCTCATAATAATCAAGAACAAATTGCTGGAATTGCCGTGCGGACGGTGGAAGGTAACGATTTTCAATCCAAGCCATTCCAATTATGCGTTCACATACCATATCTTCAACATGTATTTTTACGACCTTATTTGGATTAAGGTCTTCATCATCAGGTAGTAGGGATACCCCAAGACCAGCTCCTACAAAGCCTGCAACGGTAGAGACCTCATCACCTTCATACGTAATTTTAGGCTTAATGCCCGCAGCATTTAACAGTCGATCAGCAGTCCGGCGTAATGCATAGCCTTTTTTCATAAGGACAAAGTTTTCATGTTCTAGTTCTTTCATTGTTATACTTTTACGATTGGCTAGATGATGATCGATGGGCACCATGATATAAAGCTCATCTCTCCATAGTTCTTTCCAACAAACAGGTGGTTCGGTATCAATTGCTGCAAGCAAACAAAGATCTAGCTCACCTGCAAGCAGTTGTTTAAGCTGGGAGTGCGAATAGTTTTGTGTGAAATGAAAGCGGATATGCGGATGTTGCTGACGAAAGGCGCGGATCAAATCAGGG
This DNA window, taken from Lysinibacillus sp. FSL M8-0337, encodes the following:
- a CDS encoding LysR family transcriptional regulator is translated as MEWQQLEYFATVAKLEHMTRAADVLAISQPALSRSISKLEEELGVPLFDRQGRSIMLNRYGELFLYRVQRMRKEYEKAVLELQELNNPELGDVSLGFLHTLGTSIVPDLIRAFRQQHPHIRFHFTQNYSHSQLKQLLAGELDLCLLAAIDTEPPVCWKELWRDELYIMVPIDHHLANRKSITMKELEHENFVLMKKGYALRRTADRLLNAAGIKPKITYEGDEVSTVAGFVGAGLGVSLLPDDEDLNPNKVVKIHVEDMVCERIIGMAWIENRYLPPSARQFQQFVLDYYEKMGPSRERD